In Planctomicrobium piriforme, the genomic window GATCCTGAAAGTTGATCGTCCGCATCGACCCGAAACAGCGGATCTGTTTCCGCACACTCGTCCAGGCTTTCGCTGCTCGCTCGGCGTCGTTCAAGACCGGTGCGAATTTGCGAAGTGCTGCTGGTGATGGGTAGTCCGTGCATTCCCGATTGAAGCGGTCTACGGCGACCTGGACGTCGCTCACCTTCAGGTCGATCAGGGCATCGATCCAGCTTTTCAGTTGGTCTGCGGTCAACTTAATGTTGCGCAGGCCGAAGAACGATTCCAGTATTTTTCGCAGATCCGCTTTGCGCTGCGTAATCGAGTCAGAACGGGACATCTGATTCATCGATCACCTCCCTGGGCGGATCTTCCGGCCCGAACACCGCGTCGAAGGCGGCCTTGTTGTGTTCCGTCACGGTCGGCTTCTGGTACGCACCTCGGGAGACCGGCGTCCGGCGTTCCTTGGCGGACTTCTCCCAGGTGATGACCGCGGCCTTCCAGTCCTTCATCGGGTTCTTGCCGACCTTCCAGCCGTTGGACTGGTAGTGGCTGACGAACGCCTCGGCATCGACTTCGTTGTTCCGCTCGGCACAGTACCGGGCGACTTCTTCGACCGTGGGGGGCGTGAACTTCTTCTGCGGCGTCGTGACTGTTTTCGGCGGCCGAATCTTCCAGAGCCAGCTTTGCAGTTGATCGGCGATCAGTTCCTGTTCGTCGGGCTCCGCGTTGCGAAAGCACTCTTTTTCGAGTGTGAACAGATCGTTGATGAGTCGTGAGCAGTTCCAGACGGGCCTAGGCGGGGGTGACTCACCGGAGTTGCGTGATTCAGCCGGCTCGTCCTCTCCCCCGCTCCCTTCCCGATGTTCCTGCTTAGCACGCACAGGCGATCGATCGGTCTGGGACTCAACACCACCGGGAATAGTTTCTGTCGGGGCGACGGCTCGTTTTTTGGTCGTCACCACCGGGTTATTTTCTGGGGCCTGAGACTCTGTCGATTGCGTCTCATCGGCCGGCTCGGACAGGTCTTCGCCGTGCTGGGCGCGACGCCAGGCCTTCATTTCGGCGACCGTGGCGTCGTTCTCACTAGCCCAATCGAGACACGCAACAGCGTCATCCCAATGGAGTGCTGTGCTGAAGTGGAACCATTTGAGGTTATAAAAATTTCTATAACGCTCTCCAAACTTTTCGTAGATGCGACGTGCGATGTTGACTTCGGGTTGACTGAATCCAACCAGAGTTCCGAAATCTGCATCGGTTCGACCTTTGGCATATTTCTGGGTCCATCGAAACGCACATTCTCCGATTGTCCAATTACATGACGACAGTGATGCCTGCGCCCGCTCAATGAGCTGTTCTTCGGTCTCTTCGGCCTGCTGGACGATGGCGGGCGGGTTGGCGTTAAATAGTTTCACTGTGGCAGCGCTCCGTTGCTCGGTCCGTTGACGATCAGGATTTCAGGGGCCTGCTTCGGCCTGGCTCCCCTTCCGTTCTGGGCGTGAAGGTGTTTCTGGCGGTAGCACTCAACGAACGTCCAGCCGTCGTAGAGTTCGCGGATCCGCTGGCAGTCGTAGTAGCTGACGACAACTCTGGCTTTCCGGTACCCGCGAAGGACTTCTGCTAAGCGGGTGTGATCGTCGCCAAACATGCCGTCGCTGTGATCGAACTCGTGCAGGTACTTTCCGCCGCGCCCGTTCTTAATTGCGCCTTTTGATCTCGTGATCGCGTGGTACGGCGGATCCGCGTAGATTGCGGTCCCTGTACAGTCCTCGAAGCGGTCAATGATCTTGAACGCATCCCGTTGCAGGATGACGACATTCTTCAGGCGATTGTGCCAAGCGGGAAGAGATTCAAGAGCGTTGCGAAATCGGACGGTTGGGGATCCGCCGTTCTTTGTCCAACGCACCGCAATCTGATAATCGAGACGAGCGGTACCCGCTGTTCCATTGCGACCCATCCACGACGCGAGGAAGTACCAGTAGGCCCGTTCGCGGTTGTTTCCGCAGTTGTCCACTTCGGGTGGCTGTTCATCAAAGTACGCTCGAGCATCATTCAGCAGTCCCTCACTAAAGAGAGTTCGCTGACATCGGTCATAGAGCCAGACCGCATCATGTTCGTTCTGCAGACATCCGGCCAGATTCACAAGATCGCCGTGCAGGTCGTTGACGGTCTCTTTCTGGCTGGGCTCCTTCGCGAACAGCACGGCCATTGATCCGCAGAACGGCTCGAAATACTGGGTATGCTTTCCCAGTTCGTGGACAACCAGCGGAGCCATCGTCCGTTTACCTCCAAACCAGGGTGCGATGGCTTTAATCTTCATGTCCTTTGTCACCGGAACCGCCTCCGCTGCGACTGATGTTTCTGCTGTCGTTCCCGCTTCTCCAGGCTGCGGTCAGACCGGTTATCGAGTGCGGTTTCCCGGTCGAGTTCAAACACCGCCGAGCAGTTGTTGCAGCTATAAGTGTTCGGCTCAATCTCCTTCGTGGAGACGCGTCCGCAACGCGGGCAGTACGGCTTCAGGTCGACCGTTTTGTTGCGGTTTTTCGCGTTCTCCAGCGGGGCTCCGCAACCCAGGCAGTGCGTCCCGTTGTGCGGTCGCTTCCCGTTGCAGAACCGGCAGTTGAAGGTCTTGTCTTCCGTCATGAGTGAACTGCTTCCTTTCTGTTCAGCAAGCCTTCCGCAACGTCACAGAGCGAGGCCACCAACTCCAGGTAGGCTGCGTCTGTATCGAGGACTCGACGCTTCACCAGTGCGAAACCGCCGAGATCTTCAATGAGTTGTTTCAAGGCGAAGACCAGTCGATCCCAGTCTTCGGGCTCGCCCCCTTCGACGTTGCGCGCGCTGGCAATGAATTGGGCCGGGTTACGAATCATGTTTTCTTTGGCCCTTCTCCTCGCTGAATGTTGTCCCATAGTTCCTGTCGCCAGAACTTAATCTCGGGGTCGCTAGCAAAGCCCAGCAGGGCTCTGTTCAGGCCGTGTTCTGATCGCACATCAACGAGCATTACGCTGCCGATTTCCTTGCCGTTCTGAACGATCACAACCTTTTCATCCATAAATCTCGAAAGAATTAACACGCTTAAGTCCTTCCAATTACAAACACTGCACCTTCTGTTTACTCGACCCCGCGGACTTCGAACTTGGCATCCTCTTCCTGGGACGCTTCCGCCGTCAGAATGGCGACATTCCGTTCGACCGCCTTCGCCTCGATCTTCATGCGGTTGTCGTGGTCCAACCCTTCGAAGACTTCCTGGCTGATGACCAGAATCCCGTGTTCGCCGACGTGGTCCGCCGCGATGTCGATGGCGATGGCGCCGCGTTCGCCGGCCGAGAGTTCGTGATACGGCGTCGACTTGCCTCGGTCGGTTTCAGTCACCAGCCGGGCTGATTTCCCGTCGGACTCGATCCGCAGCAGATTGCTGTGAATGGCGTTGCTGAGAACTTCGTCCGTCGCTCGACCGGCGTCCCGGAGTCGACCAGCGCGGTCCCGTGCCTTCGAAGCCAGCGTGCGGTGTTCTGCCGCTTTCTCCGAAGTCTTGATCGCCTGGCGGATGACGGCCCCCTGCTCGACCTGTTGGCGGGCGGTATCGACGACTGCTTGGGCCTCGACGATCGCTTGATCTTCGACGGGCGACAGAGCCTTGAAGTCATCGACCAGCTTCGTCGAGAGATCAATCGCCGACTGACGGGTGCCCTGCGACCGAATTCGTTCATGCAGCACGTCAATTCGGGAGACCACCTCGCCCCGCTTCTTCTTCCATTCCGCGAGTCGACTTTCTGTCTTTTTGATCGCCTCATCGACGGAATCGCGGGCAGCCAGCGCCGCCTCATATTCCTTCGTTGCCTCTTCCAGAGGCTGCGTTTCTTCACTCAGCAGTTTGTCGAGCTGCTGCTGGGCGGTGTCAGCGGTCAGCTTTGCTCGCTGGTATTCCTGCTGTGACGAATGCAGCCGCGTGAGAATGTCTCGGGCCGAGTCGTATTCCTTCGCAAGTTCTGCCGCGTCGCTGGGGGCGCTGAGATCCAGATCCTCGGGAACACCCATCCCGTTGGCGTGCCCTTCCTCACGCTCCGCTTCCGCTTCCGCCTGACGAGCCGCGGAGTCGTAATCCGCCTTGATCCGCCGGGCCATTTCGACCAGGTCTTCCGTCTTGACCGACTCGGGGTCGACGATCTTGTTCCAGTCTTCGAACGCCTGATGCTTCTGAAACAACGTGGCGTCGGCCTTCACTCCGGTCAGGTAGACCAGGGCCTTGATGCGGGCTGCGTCGGCCGCCGCCGGCGACTTCAGGCGGGGATCGATCAGGGCTCCGATATCCAGTCGCCCTTCGAGGTGTTCGACCTGCACTTCCCCGGTGTGTCGACAGGTTCCCCCGAGAGTGATCTTCGCTCCGAAGGCATCGACGACACCCCGTTTTGTCTGATCCCGCAGGGGGACTTTGCCGGAGCCTTTGAGGGCGGTCGAAACCGCTTCCAGGGCCAGAGACTTACCGCTTCCGTTGGGGGCGACCAGTCGGGTGATGCCGCTGGGCCGGACATTGATCTCCATGCGGGGAATGGGACCGACGTTTTCGAGAATCACCGTGCGTGGGGCCGCCGCCTTCGTTGTCTTCGCTGCTTTCGTAGCCATCGTTACGTTCCGAGAAAAAAGGGAGAGGGTGCGTGTCGTCAGGGAGAAATGGCGAGGCCGGTTTACTGGCCGTCTGCCTCGAACTGGTCGAAGGCCGCTTCGATCTTCTCGGCCAGGGCCGCTTTCTGGGCGTCGTTCAGATCGGAGGCGTCGATTTTCCGCTGCAGGGTGAGGATCTGTGTCTTGTTCGTGAGGTTCATGACCTCCTCTTCGAGAGCCGGGAAATCGGTCCCGAGCGTCTGCTGCTTGCCGGGCTTTTTCGTCGTGGTCTTCTGGGTTTCCGGCTGGACCGCCGGTTCCTGTTCGGCGGTCTTCGCCCCCTTCTTTGAGGCAGACTCCGTGGCCTTGTCCGTGCGGGACTTTCCAGCTGCAGCTTCGGCGGCAATGGCCTTTTGGCTGGGATACAGGTTCTCGATGGTGTCGATCCCTTCGTGCAGCGCGAGGGCATCGCTTCGCATGACGACCAGGTCTTCGATGGTCAGAGCAGCAATGGTTGGGCGACCGAACTTCCCCAGCACCAAGTCGACCGGAACACCGTTCTGCGCGAGGCGTTCAACAGAGAGCCGTGCGATCTCCGCATGCCCCTTCTTCTCGATCGCCTTCTTGATGAGTTCGATCACGTTCTCTTTCGCGGCGTCGATCCCTTTGTCGGCGAGCCACTTCGGCAGCGCGTTCAGCACGACGTTACGGATGGCTTTCGACTGGCCGATTTGGAAGCGGATGTCGGCCTTGCGGAACTCGTCATGCTTGCCGTAGACGATGGAGTTCTTCGACTGGCGAAACTGCCGCATCAGCGTGAAACCGGTTTCGAGATCGACGAAAGCGGCGGTGAAGATCCAGGCGTCTGACACTTCTTGGACCGGCTGCATTTCGACGGCACAGTTCCCCCATGTGCGCACCAGAGCCATTGCGAGGTCGATGCTGGCCCCTTCGATCTTTTCTTTCCCGGCTCCCCAGCCGTAGAAGAACCGCTCGCCCGCCATGCCCGCCTCGGTAAGGAAGGTTTTTTCGATGCTGGGCAGGACACGGGGGCGCTGCACCGTCATCGCCGTCGCGTAGGACGTCTTGATCTGCTGCATCGGGACTCCAGCCGCCGCCGGCAGTCCGCCTTCGTAAACCTTCAGTTCGCTGTCAGTCGTCATCGTGTCATTCCTAAAAGGGTGGGTACTTGAAAAATCCCGTCCGTTCACAGTGGCTGATAAAACTCGAACGAACGGGGAGGAAAACATGCGTCCTTCAGTTCAAGTCGTGACCTTTCAGCGAGTGGCCTGGGTGTTGAGTCGCGGACGCAGGTCTTCGCATCCGGCACTGCCCGATGGGGCGAGTGATTCAGGGGTGTGGAGCGATTGCTTTCTCAGGGTTCATTGCGAAATACGCTTGGTCGTATTCGCGGTAGTTGTCCCAATTGATGCAGCACAGGCGACTCCATGCGGCGTCGAAGCATTTGAATCGACACTCGCTCAGAAATCGGCCTGCGTAACCCATCGGGTGGATATCCGCGTCGGGATACTTGAACACCGATTCGTTCGGGTAGGCTTGCCGAATGAGTACGAGCATCGCGGACTTAGCCGACTGGCACGCTGTCTTGTCTCGCTGAATCCAGCAGCCGTGCGTAATGCTGGGTTTCTCTCCCAGTGGAGCCATTGCATTGAATACGCTGACATCGAGTTTGTCGTAGGTGCGACACTCTTCTTCAGTCGAGAACCGGCTGCCGTCGGCTGCTTCATAGAGGGTGATCGTCTTCATACTGTCGCTCGGTTAGTGTGTGTGTTTCAAAAAGCCGCCGGGCTGTGCGGGCCAGCTTTGCCCGGCGGCTTCACCAACGGTGTCCGGACCGCTGGTGACTTCAGCAACCCAGATGAGCCGGGTCGTAATATTCGGGGTGTTGCAGATGCACAGACTGCGACAGCCGTTCGAGCATGCAGTCAGCCAACAGGATCGCGCGACGGCAGATGAAATCGGGCCAGTGGACATCGGAGACGAACTGCTCCTCAATGATCCCCAATTCCCGAGCGACCGTGGACCTTGCCACGTTGTTGTTCGGGCAACAGTAGGGCACCAGATGCACAGCCAGATACTCCCGCTTCGTCAGGCCATCGGCACCATTTGTTTGTCCGTAGAGAGCGGGAAACGCTGGCATCTCACTGTTCATCTTCGCGTCCAAGGCATTCTCCTGTTGAAGTAAAACGACCCTTCGCTCCGTTCACGTTTGCCAGCAGGTCCGGGATGGGTCCACCCGCACCTGGGAAAGTTCGTCGCGCTGGCGTTACTCAGCAGCGACTACCGCTTTGATCTCCGGACGGAACAGCCTTCGAGATCCGAGCGGGACCTACCTACTTCCCTTTGACTCGCAGCAGTCGCACACTGCCCTTGCGGCCGACCTGACCGATGCGTGCGGCCAATTCGTCGACCTGCTTTTGAGTGACGAGCGAGTCTTTGACGGTGATCCGATTCACCCGAATGTCCGACTCACTGAAAGTCGCCAGTTCGTGCATGCCGATCGCGTCGAGTAATGCGTTGGTGATCTCGTCCTTGCGATCTTCCAGGGCCTTCAATTGCAGGCTGATCTCTTCCCGCTCCAGCCAGGCATTCTTCAGGTCGAGGCCCAGTTCGATCTTCGAACCCACAACACAGCCGTACATCGACGTCAGCAGCTTGCGCGTCCCAGCGTGCGTGTAGTCCGGCGGCGGGGGATCACCGTTGACGATCCGTTCAGCCAGTTCCTTCTCGGCCTCGATGATCGTCGCGATCAGTTCGTCGCTGCGGGGGACCGTGTAGATCCGCAGTCGGTTATCCGTGAAGACTGGCACATCCGCCCGTTCGGTTCCCATCACGGCCATCTGGTGCTGGCACTGATACAGCACCGTCAACGGCACCTGATCGGTCCCATCCTCGCCGTACTTCGAATCGTCGGTCCCCGTCTTGTCGAACATCCGGTAGCCGGCGTTCTTTGACTCGACCGTCCACTCTTCCGGTTCCGGTTCAGTGCGGTAGCCGCGTCCGTCCTGGGTCGCCCCCATCCACCAGTGGTTCGGGTGGAAATACATCGTCGAGTTCGGCTCGACCTGACACTTCATCTTCTTGGAGTACAGCCGCAGCACATACGGCTCGATCTCCAGCCCGTTTGACATCCGCTCCTTCTGTTCCTCGCTCGGCTCGAACGGCGGCAGTTCACCGCGGGCTTCCATGTAGCCCTGCAGGGTGGAGCAGTGCGGGTCGACGCCGCAGGCCATTGCTGACCGACTGGCACCGATGATCACCGGGCGCGGGCTGCGGTTCTGATTGAAGAATCGCAGGCTATTCCACTCCTCGCTGTGAGCTTCCGGGCCTTTGATCGGAGCCGGACCGGAGGGCCTTCTCACGCGTGACTGTTGGGATGCTCCCATAATTCTTTCCGTGGGTTGGTGAGTGTGAATCGAGTTCCATGCGGCGAATCGCAAGGTCTCCAGGGGCGTCGAATCCGAGCCGGACTCGGTTGCGTCCGACCTGAATGACCGTGATGACGATCCCCTCGCCGATGAGGATGCTTTCGCCCGCTTTGCGTGTGAGAACCAGCATCATGCGTCTCCTGTAAAAACCATCCTTGGGGCCCTCTATGGCCCGGCCGGAAGCCGTTCCGACCGCATCCCTTGCTCGCCCGAATTGGGCGTCCTGTTCACTCCGTCAAGTCATCAATGACGTGCGTCGGTGGATTCAATGCAACCTGCAGGTCATACGTCGCCCGCAACAGGTCGATTGCGGCATCGAGGTCCATATGAACCATTCGCAACAGATGGGCCGCACGCATGAGATCGAGGGTGTTGAACTGGGCCGCGATGTCATGCAGCACCGGAGCCCCGTTAGTGTGCCGGTCGATCTTGGATTCCGTGGATGTGACTGGCATCGGCGCGTACCTTCATCGCAGAAAAAGTGGTGTGTGGAAAAATGCCCGCTTAAGAAATTGGTGCTTTCGCGACAGGCTTCACTGAGAAGCCAACCCTGACGTCAGGGCCGCTGATTGTGGCTGGCCGTGTCACAGCCCTTTGGACTCAATCAGCTTGTCGCTACTCGCAAGTGGGGGATGCCGGCTCCGCCCCGGCTTCTTCGAGCGTATGAAGCTCGTGAGATTCTCAACCTCCCATCCCCGCTGTTGTTTCTGTTGACCTGTTGAGTGTTTTTGGATTACGAATCCCGCCATCTGCAAAGACTCTGAAACTGTCGATCTTTCTCAAGGGCCCCATTCATGTCTGCCGACCTCGCTGAATTCACGAGTGACCAACTCATCGAGGAACTCATCAACCGAGAGGGTTTCATTGGAATCGTCATCTTCCACAGGGCTCAGTTTCGCAATGTCACGCAACGCCCGCTGGCCTTTGATTCCAATGAGGTCGTGCTGACTAAATCTCCGCCATTGACCCGCGAGGGAGTCGAAGCGTTGCTTGCGACAGGACAGGAGCTTCTCCAATCAATGTTCGGCGGATGATCGTGACCTCGACCGAGACGATCTGTCCCCCCGACTCCGCGATATACCGCTTTGCATCATCGAGCATGTTCATGGCATCGCTCTCGTTGACGGCGTTGTGTTTCTGGTCAGTGTGTTCGTGCATGGCCTCAAACCTTCTCAACGTGCCGGAACTGATCGAGGTAGACCTTCACGCTCTCGCGAGCAATGAAGATGAATCGCCCATATCGCATCGTTGCGAACACACCTGCACTGACCTTTTTGCTCAGCGTGACAGGACGCATCCGCAGGGTGTTGCAGGCTTCTTCGCGATCCATCCAGATTTCCGCCAACTCAGGCGGCACAGGGCTTTTACGTTCAGTGGCTTGCATTGACTTCCCTCAATCTTTCGCAACCGTTGTTGGCTTGCGTGAGGGAACTTTACACAGGCATTTCGGCGTGTTGATCTGGACCACCAAAAATCCACGATTACCGACTGAATTGATGTCTCTGTGTAAAAAAACTGCCGATTATCGACAAAAACTTTGCTTGACAGGGTTTTTGATTTAAGGAGGCCGAATCTCAAGTCAACTACACAGCAACGCGCGCAGCACCAGAGTGTGGATGCTCACAAGTGTCGATAAAAATCGACCTGTGAGAACGCGTAATAGTTCAGCGAGAATCACGTTTTCCCAGTGTTTTTGCAGTACGGATCGCCACCGACAATGGGCATGGCATGCAAGAGGTCAGC contains:
- a CDS encoding carbon storage regulator, whose protein sequence is MMLVLTRKAGESILIGEGIVITVIQVGRNRVRLGFDAPGDLAIRRMELDSHSPTHGKNYGSIPTVTREKALRSGSDQRPGSSQRGVE
- a CDS encoding DNA adenine methylase; the protein is MKIKAIAPWFGGKRTMAPLVVHELGKHTQYFEPFCGSMAVLFAKEPSQKETVNDLHGDLVNLAGCLQNEHDAVWLYDRCQRTLFSEGLLNDARAYFDEQPPEVDNCGNNRERAYWYFLASWMGRNGTAGTARLDYQIAVRWTKNGGSPTVRFRNALESLPAWHNRLKNVVILQRDAFKIIDRFEDCTGTAIYADPPYHAITRSKGAIKNGRGGKYLHEFDHSDGMFGDDHTRLAEVLRGYRKARVVVSYYDCQRIRELYDGWTFVECYRQKHLHAQNGRGARPKQAPEILIVNGPSNGALPQ
- a CDS encoding YqaJ viral recombinase family nuclease, with translation MGASQQSRVRRPSGPAPIKGPEAHSEEWNSLRFFNQNRSPRPVIIGASRSAMACGVDPHCSTLQGYMEARGELPPFEPSEEQKERMSNGLEIEPYVLRLYSKKMKCQVEPNSTMYFHPNHWWMGATQDGRGYRTEPEPEEWTVESKNAGYRMFDKTGTDDSKYGEDGTDQVPLTVLYQCQHQMAVMGTERADVPVFTDNRLRIYTVPRSDELIATIIEAEKELAERIVNGDPPPPDYTHAGTRKLLTSMYGCVVGSKIELGLDLKNAWLEREEISLQLKALEDRKDEITNALLDAIGMHELATFSESDIRVNRITVKDSLVTQKQVDELAARIGQVGRKGSVRLLRVKGK
- a CDS encoding helix-turn-helix domain-containing protein is translated as MQATERKSPVPPELAEIWMDREEACNTLRMRPVTLSKKVSAGVFATMRYGRFIFIARESVKVYLDQFRHVEKV
- a CDS encoding AAA family ATPase gives rise to the protein MATKAAKTTKAAAPRTVILENVGPIPRMEINVRPSGITRLVAPNGSGKSLALEAVSTALKGSGKVPLRDQTKRGVVDAFGAKITLGGTCRHTGEVQVEHLEGRLDIGALIDPRLKSPAAADAARIKALVYLTGVKADATLFQKHQAFEDWNKIVDPESVKTEDLVEMARRIKADYDSAARQAEAEAEREEGHANGMGVPEDLDLSAPSDAAELAKEYDSARDILTRLHSSQQEYQRAKLTADTAQQQLDKLLSEETQPLEEATKEYEAALAARDSVDEAIKKTESRLAEWKKKRGEVVSRIDVLHERIRSQGTRQSAIDLSTKLVDDFKALSPVEDQAIVEAQAVVDTARQQVEQGAVIRQAIKTSEKAAEHRTLASKARDRAGRLRDAGRATDEVLSNAIHSNLLRIESDGKSARLVTETDRGKSTPYHELSAGERGAIAIDIAADHVGEHGILVISQEVFEGLDHDNRMKIEAKAVERNVAILTAEASQEEDAKFEVRGVE
- a CDS encoding carbon storage regulator, which codes for MLILSRFMDEKVVIVQNGKEIGSVMLVDVRSEHGLNRALLGFASDPEIKFWRQELWDNIQRGEGPKKT